A genomic segment from Acidobacteriota bacterium encodes:
- a CDS encoding DUF3857 domain-containing protein, with the protein MRGLSRQQRWITLALAMGLVALWSTVAIAQPHEGDATPPWDLPPNSVEAEALRHWASTIVGDADAGVQVLYRGLTYRLDEEGRSELDYRLIYRVQAATHVDAWSRVSQTWHPWHQDRPDIQARVISTSGEERWLDQANVGEFTRAESTSQIYDDTRTLAGPLPAVDVGSIVEEHHIVRDKLPYYAAGTVRRTAVAISAPVHFSRIVVEAPIDAPLHHVIRGLDHARVTTETADRSTRKIVEIDGIDAWKDAELFSPAEIAVRPYVGFSTGESWNTIATSYDAIVDRQLGDSSKLVEATADLTSVNRRAVIDESLAWVHSQVRYTGVEFGERALIPSTPEETLARQFGDCKDKSALLVSRLRGHGIAAHLALLLTGPGPDIDPALPGIGDFNHAIVYVPGDEPLWIDPTDPFSRAGEVPLPDQGRLALVASGISHTLLMTPNLGSRDNRIIETRDVTISPNGPGTVVETTEWFGSFDGEYRGFFSEVQRERLVEHFNRYVQAAYSAETLGELILPDTDRLDKQLSLRLEALKASWVRTRTTRATVTIPTGPLFDELPPALFPTGDDTPRKHDFVFSRPHTKQWSYRIQAPPGYDALDLPDDLKRPFGPLMLTETYRRDEGGVVHASFELDTGARVYTADEVEQFRTAYLNYGEEEAAKIVFEQIGERQLAHGDVGPALQTFRELLRDDPDEPIHHTRIARALLTAGLGDEARRHARIASRMAADSPEVHKTLGLVLAHDALGRKFHAGFDRDGAERALRRSLSLNPEDVETRGELAILLEHNLEGVRYGRGADLEQAIEEYRTLGPALESLSLKNNLRVALMQSEQFEELRDLTEGARGPRPETVHHIISIAALQGSEEAIRIAARRTSSAEHYRQLLVSASELLPLVRRYRLAGDLLAAGARGETQSVSLLPRVAMLRRSVRHEELDTNPATPEGLLRGFLVDVLASDRGGRDAMEHLHPVIRERLDERTDAGGFFETIEALRSGLGSASAPSDVTLDIALSNGEILREGDRDDGFKLRFRLVLPEQAPAEFQAFVAHDGKRYRLVEFGRPTVVGYYIERLIDSDRLETAARWLTWCLEEPERADPRDPLGGGLYQRFWSRSGSHRPERMRVAAALLMGDAAFAPRAFAILDRAWGSRQDTQRLDIDLAIASLAAGADDTVRWTRHAGNLYRAYPDSQQALLLWTRGLYQASDWEAAQRATERWLDRHPDDTDVIELASDIARNSGDRQTALDLLESSIRTGQANADIYNNIAWYHIMDGTITDNSLRWAQRSAMLDNFSDPNSLHTLATLYVETGRPAEARDVLLRLLETQPDEAPSASDWYIVGRIAESYGLMDSARTSYGKVPAPERATPLSASTYDMAQRRLRNLDRQRRATTAKLGAED; encoded by the coding sequence ATGCGGGGACTTTCACGACAGCAGCGGTGGATTACTCTAGCTCTGGCTATGGGGCTGGTTGCCCTCTGGAGCACCGTCGCAATTGCGCAACCCCATGAGGGGGATGCGACCCCTCCCTGGGACCTTCCGCCCAACAGTGTCGAGGCCGAAGCGTTACGTCACTGGGCCTCGACGATCGTCGGGGATGCCGACGCCGGCGTCCAGGTGCTCTACCGTGGACTGACGTATCGGTTGGATGAAGAAGGTCGGTCGGAACTCGACTATCGCTTGATCTATCGAGTGCAGGCCGCGACTCATGTGGACGCGTGGTCCCGCGTCTCTCAGACGTGGCATCCGTGGCATCAGGATCGACCAGACATTCAAGCTCGGGTTATCTCGACAAGTGGCGAGGAACGATGGCTCGACCAGGCAAACGTCGGCGAGTTCACACGCGCAGAGTCGACGAGTCAGATCTACGACGACACGCGAACCCTCGCCGGACCCCTACCTGCCGTCGATGTCGGTTCGATCGTCGAGGAACATCACATCGTCCGTGACAAGCTCCCGTACTACGCCGCGGGCACCGTTCGCCGAACCGCGGTCGCGATCAGCGCCCCCGTTCATTTCAGTCGGATCGTCGTCGAGGCTCCGATCGACGCGCCGCTGCATCATGTGATTCGCGGACTCGATCATGCCCGTGTCACGACGGAGACCGCTGACCGATCGACCCGTAAGATCGTGGAGATCGACGGGATCGACGCCTGGAAAGATGCCGAACTCTTCTCCCCCGCCGAGATCGCCGTGCGGCCGTATGTCGGGTTTTCGACCGGCGAGTCGTGGAACACCATCGCAACAAGTTACGACGCGATCGTGGACCGCCAGCTCGGTGACTCGTCGAAACTCGTCGAGGCGACGGCCGACCTGACTTCCGTCAACCGTCGCGCAGTGATCGACGAGAGTCTCGCATGGGTTCATTCACAGGTTCGCTATACCGGCGTCGAGTTCGGTGAACGTGCGCTGATCCCCTCCACACCGGAGGAGACCCTGGCGCGGCAGTTCGGCGACTGCAAGGACAAGTCTGCGTTGCTGGTCTCTCGGCTGCGTGGTCATGGCATCGCGGCCCACTTGGCGTTGCTCTTGACAGGGCCGGGGCCCGACATCGACCCCGCGTTGCCGGGAATCGGGGATTTCAATCATGCGATCGTCTACGTGCCCGGCGACGAACCGCTCTGGATCGACCCTACGGATCCCTTCTCCCGTGCCGGCGAGGTTCCACTGCCGGATCAGGGTCGACTGGCGTTGGTGGCGTCCGGGATCTCTCACACGCTGCTGATGACGCCGAACCTTGGCTCCAGAGACAATCGGATCATCGAGACACGGGACGTCACTATCTCGCCCAACGGCCCGGGGACGGTTGTGGAGACCACGGAGTGGTTCGGCAGCTTCGACGGCGAGTATCGGGGATTCTTCTCGGAGGTCCAGCGCGAACGGCTGGTCGAGCACTTCAATCGATATGTGCAGGCGGCCTATTCGGCCGAGACGCTCGGCGAGTTGATCCTGCCCGATACGGACCGACTGGACAAGCAACTCAGCCTGCGACTGGAGGCTCTGAAGGCATCCTGGGTTCGCACACGCACGACGCGGGCAACCGTTACGATTCCGACGGGACCGCTATTTGACGAATTGCCTCCGGCCCTCTTCCCTACCGGAGATGACACCCCCCGGAAACATGACTTCGTCTTCTCGCGTCCCCACACGAAACAGTGGAGTTATCGGATCCAGGCCCCGCCGGGGTACGACGCACTGGATCTACCGGACGATCTGAAACGACCGTTTGGCCCTCTGATGCTGACGGAAACCTACCGTCGTGATGAGGGCGGGGTCGTCCACGCTTCCTTCGAGCTCGACACGGGCGCAAGGGTCTACACGGCAGATGAAGTCGAGCAGTTCCGTACGGCTTACCTCAACTATGGCGAAGAGGAGGCCGCAAAGATCGTCTTCGAACAGATCGGCGAACGACAACTCGCCCATGGCGATGTCGGTCCCGCTCTGCAGACGTTTCGCGAGCTGCTTCGTGACGACCCCGACGAACCGATCCATCACACCCGGATCGCCCGTGCTTTGTTGACGGCAGGTCTTGGCGATGAGGCGCGGCGGCACGCACGAATCGCAAGTCGGATGGCCGCGGATTCGCCGGAGGTCCACAAGACCCTCGGGCTGGTGCTGGCCCACGACGCATTGGGACGGAAGTTTCATGCGGGCTTCGATCGAGATGGTGCCGAGCGCGCCCTTCGACGCTCGCTCTCTCTGAACCCGGAAGACGTGGAGACGCGTGGCGAATTGGCGATCCTTCTGGAGCATAACCTCGAAGGCGTTCGATACGGGCGTGGTGCCGATCTGGAACAGGCCATCGAAGAGTACCGGACTCTGGGGCCGGCCCTCGAGTCGCTCAGTCTCAAGAACAACCTCCGTGTTGCGCTCATGCAGTCGGAGCAGTTCGAAGAGCTGCGTGATCTCACCGAGGGCGCTAGAGGTCCACGACCCGAGACGGTTCATCACATCATCTCGATCGCGGCGCTGCAGGGATCCGAGGAGGCGATTCGGATAGCGGCGCGTCGAACGTCGTCGGCCGAACACTATCGTCAGCTTCTCGTGTCCGCGTCGGAACTCTTGCCGCTGGTGCGACGCTATCGGCTTGCCGGCGACCTCCTCGCCGCCGGCGCACGAGGTGAGACGCAGTCCGTGTCGCTCCTCCCCAGGGTGGCTATGTTGCGACGCTCCGTGCGTCACGAAGAGTTGGACACCAACCCGGCCACGCCGGAGGGGCTGTTGCGTGGGTTCCTCGTCGACGTGCTGGCCTCCGATCGGGGTGGACGCGACGCCATGGAGCATCTCCACCCGGTCATCCGTGAGCGACTCGACGAGCGCACCGACGCTGGTGGGTTCTTCGAGACGATCGAGGCGCTTCGCAGCGGACTGGGGAGTGCCTCGGCCCCGAGCGACGTGACGCTCGATATCGCGCTATCCAACGGCGAGATCCTCCGCGAGGGCGACCGCGACGATGGGTTCAAGTTGAGGTTCCGACTCGTGCTTCCCGAGCAGGCACCCGCCGAGTTCCAGGCGTTCGTTGCACACGATGGCAAACGATATCGACTTGTCGAATTCGGGCGACCGACGGTCGTCGGCTATTACATCGAACGACTGATCGACAGCGATCGGCTGGAAACCGCCGCCCGCTGGCTGACATGGTGCCTCGAAGAGCCGGAGCGGGCCGATCCGCGCGACCCTCTCGGTGGCGGTCTCTACCAACGATTCTGGAGTCGCAGCGGCTCGCATCGACCCGAGAGGATGCGTGTTGCGGCAGCTCTTCTGATGGGCGACGCGGCGTTCGCGCCGCGCGCGTTCGCAATTCTCGATCGTGCGTGGGGCAGTCGACAAGACACGCAGCGTCTCGACATCGATCTGGCGATCGCCAGTCTCGCCGCGGGGGCCGACGATACGGTTCGCTGGACGCGTCACGCGGGTAATCTCTATCGGGCCTACCCGGACTCCCAGCAAGCGCTCCTTCTCTGGACCCGTGGCCTGTATCAGGCGTCCGACTGGGAGGCCGCGCAGCGAGCGACGGAGCGTTGGTTGGACCGTCATCCGGACGACACCGACGTCATCGAATTGGCCTCAGACATCGCCCGCAACAGTGGCGATCGACAGACGGCACTGGACCTACTGGAGTCGAGTATCCGGACGGGCCAGGCAAACGCAGACATCTACAACAACATCGCCTGGTACCACATCATGGACGGCACGATCACCGACAATAGCCTGCGTTGGGCGCAACGTTCCGCGATGCTGGATAACTTCAGCGATCCCAACTCGCTGCATACGTTGGCCACGCTCTACGTCGAGACCGGTCGCCCAGCCGAGGCTCGTGATGTCCTCCTGCGACTCCTGGAGACCCAGCCCGATGAGGCCCCGTCCGCTTCCGATTGGTACATCGTGGGGCGCATCGCCGAGAGCTATGGCCTGATGGATAGTGCGCGGACCTCTTACGGAAAGGTGCCCGCTCCCGAGCGTGCAACGCCATTGAGTGCGTCGACCTACGATATGGCGCAGCGTCGACTACGCAATCTGGACCGGCAGCGTCGTGCCACGACCGCAAAACTCGGAGCTGAGGACTAG
- a CDS encoding S9 family peptidase yields the protein MWNGLVRAGGGLLALLLVVGVVEARGKKEPAPPTLQATQWLTLGPVGHAHAVFDEAPKVADLLDATHLPDPFLEPSAGLKAIGPLAWSEVSGVKDGRVSFERPAAEDLSQVGWAATYVTTPAFAKVEIELTGAHPRRLWLDGKPLVSGGGDSADDEIKKEVELDPGTHTILVKTVFDPERKKDWTVGVTLHGDQPSLAGAGFSANPQRAVEFRDVTDAPTISSLALSPDGTRYVRNVSRIRPGTHDRESWIEIRALSPDRTVMSWRGMSGASQVSWSPDGSRIAYLASTPGKDAGKTLFVYELDSGSVRALLEGVKELQSYRWSPTGTGIVFTTQVKAEKDKRGVKLLEGLMDRQATYRNKSYLHWVDVTSGVQRRLTAGDETTSLQDISADGKRLLFSRLFEDLEEIPFSRNELWELELSSGKATKLREIGWLNGVSYAPVGDKLLIGARADEFEGRGVNVEEGQIANSYDGQLFIWDRGTDEVDPITLIFDPAVQNAVWSRHDGRIYLTGTDRDLVELYRYDPADGSYSEFDTGVEAMESFTLAESASVALVRGTSVWTPQQLRRLDLEDGTLTPLHHPNETWFHALNPGTVKPFRFETTGGKAIDGRVYYPPNFDAAKKYPTIVYYYGGTVPVSRAFGGRYPKEWWASQGYLVFVPQPSGATGYGQSFSAEHVNNWGITTADQIIEGTQKFLAAHPSADPKRVGCIGASYGGFMTMLLTTKTDLFAAAVAHAGISSISSYWGEGNWGYSYSGAATAGSYPWNRSDIYVDQSPLFRADKHQVPLLLTHGRSDTNVPVGESDQFFIALRLLGKQVEYLQVEGEDHWILDHAKRTVWSRSIVAWFDRWLKEDDRWWNALYSERD from the coding sequence ATGTGGAACGGCTTGGTGCGCGCGGGCGGTGGGTTGTTGGCACTCTTGTTGGTCGTTGGCGTCGTCGAGGCTCGCGGCAAGAAGGAACCGGCTCCTCCGACACTCCAGGCGACGCAGTGGCTGACGCTCGGTCCCGTCGGTCACGCCCATGCCGTCTTCGACGAGGCGCCGAAGGTCGCCGACCTTCTCGACGCAACGCACTTACCCGATCCGTTCCTGGAACCCAGCGCGGGACTGAAGGCGATCGGGCCCCTGGCCTGGAGCGAGGTTTCCGGCGTCAAGGACGGCCGGGTATCGTTCGAACGCCCCGCCGCGGAAGATCTCTCGCAGGTCGGCTGGGCGGCGACCTACGTGACGACGCCGGCATTCGCCAAGGTAGAGATCGAACTAACGGGCGCCCATCCCCGGCGATTGTGGCTCGACGGCAAGCCGCTGGTTTCCGGCGGCGGCGACAGCGCAGACGACGAGATCAAGAAGGAAGTGGAGTTGGATCCAGGCACCCACACGATCCTGGTGAAGACCGTGTTCGATCCCGAGCGCAAGAAAGACTGGACCGTCGGCGTGACCCTTCACGGTGATCAGCCGTCGTTGGCGGGAGCAGGCTTCTCCGCCAACCCCCAGCGTGCGGTGGAATTCCGAGACGTGACCGACGCGCCGACGATCAGCTCGCTTGCGCTGTCACCCGACGGTACGCGCTATGTCCGGAACGTCAGCCGCATCCGGCCGGGGACCCACGATCGCGAGTCCTGGATCGAAATCCGTGCGCTCTCTCCGGATCGAACGGTCATGAGTTGGCGGGGAATGAGCGGCGCCAGCCAGGTCAGCTGGAGCCCGGATGGCAGCCGCATTGCCTATCTTGCCTCGACGCCGGGAAAAGACGCCGGCAAGACCCTCTTCGTCTACGAATTGGATTCCGGTAGCGTTCGTGCCCTCCTTGAAGGTGTCAAGGAGCTTCAGAGCTATCGCTGGTCACCGACCGGCACCGGGATCGTCTTCACCACCCAGGTGAAGGCAGAGAAGGACAAGCGGGGCGTCAAGCTTCTCGAAGGACTGATGGACCGCCAGGCGACCTATCGCAACAAGAGTTATCTCCACTGGGTCGACGTGACGAGCGGCGTGCAGCGCAGGCTGACGGCCGGAGATGAAACGACGTCCCTGCAGGATATTTCCGCCGACGGCAAGCGGTTGTTGTTCAGCCGTCTTTTCGAAGATCTCGAGGAAATTCCGTTTTCCCGCAACGAGCTCTGGGAGCTTGAACTGTCCAGCGGTAAGGCGACAAAACTCCGTGAGATTGGTTGGCTGAACGGTGTCTCCTACGCACCCGTCGGCGACAAGCTGTTGATCGGAGCTCGCGCCGACGAATTCGAGGGTCGGGGCGTGAACGTTGAAGAGGGTCAGATTGCCAACAGCTACGACGGGCAGCTCTTCATCTGGGATCGTGGAACAGACGAGGTCGATCCGATCACCCTTATTTTCGATCCGGCAGTTCAAAACGCGGTCTGGAGTCGACACGATGGGCGGATCTATCTGACCGGCACGGATCGCGATCTTGTCGAGTTGTACCGGTACGATCCTGCTGACGGTAGCTACAGCGAGTTCGACACCGGCGTCGAGGCGATGGAGTCGTTCACCCTCGCCGAGTCCGCATCGGTTGCCCTCGTCAGGGGAACCTCCGTCTGGACACCGCAGCAGCTCCGGCGACTCGATCTCGAAGACGGCACACTCACCCCGTTGCACCACCCCAACGAGACGTGGTTTCACGCTCTGAATCCAGGGACGGTGAAACCGTTCCGTTTCGAAACAACGGGCGGCAAGGCAATCGACGGACGTGTCTATTACCCGCCAAACTTCGACGCCGCGAAAAAGTACCCGACCATCGTCTACTACTACGGCGGGACCGTTCCCGTGTCGCGCGCATTCGGTGGTCGTTACCCGAAGGAGTGGTGGGCTTCTCAGGGCTATCTCGTGTTCGTCCCTCAACCCTCCGGGGCGACCGGCTATGGACAATCGTTCTCCGCCGAGCATGTCAACAACTGGGGGATTACGACCGCCGATCAAATCATCGAGGGCACGCAAAAATTCCTGGCCGCCCACCCATCCGCCGACCCCAAGCGTGTCGGATGCATCGGGGCATCGTACGGCGGCTTCATGACCATGTTGTTGACGACCAAGACCGATCTATTTGCCGCCGCGGTCGCCCATGCCGGGATCTCATCGATCTCATCCTACTGGGGTGAGGGGAACTGGGGCTATAGCTACAGCGGCGCGGCCACGGCCGGTTCCTACCCCTGGAATCGATCGGATATCTACGTCGACCAGAGTCCACTGTTCCGCGCCGACAAGCACCAGGTGCCACTGCTCCTCACCCATGGTCGTTCCGACACCAACGTACCGGTCGGTGAGAGCGATCAGTTCTTTATCGCGCTACGTTTGCTCGGAAAACAGGTCGAGTACCTACAGGTGGAAGGCGAGGATCATTGGATCCTCGATCACGCCAAGCGCACGGTCTGGTCTCGCAGCATCGTGGCGTGGTTCGATCGTTGGCTGAAGGAAGACGATCGCTGGTGGAACGCGCTCTATTCGGAGCGTGACTAG
- a CDS encoding LysR family transcriptional regulator — protein MLHAFVSVARHGSVTAAAETLGRTQPSVSSRIDGLERRWNTRLFRRVARGMELTPEGARLLPTAETVLAGLDELGRLAGVVDEGRSVLRVGAGDALGRELLPAALARLGRGGIETELHLREGPGPVLLKALRDGEIDLALVVDEPVDGQGPRLRGIRKDRLLQTPVVLLQPAPPRGTTVRRLTLRSVSQSRVVSLQPGSAFRRHLEREFAAAGLAFRPTIEVGNLSLVRRFVAAGLGVAPVPRVAFDARREPPGCRVTPVSSIGDVAYSAAVRDGAPLPATVDRLLEELGRSRSS, from the coding sequence ATGCTTCACGCGTTCGTCTCCGTCGCACGTCACGGTAGTGTCACCGCCGCCGCGGAAACGCTCGGTCGCACCCAACCCAGCGTCAGCTCGAGGATCGACGGGCTGGAGCGTCGCTGGAACACCCGGCTCTTCCGGCGAGTCGCGCGGGGGATGGAGTTGACCCCCGAGGGGGCCCGTCTGCTGCCGACGGCCGAGACCGTTCTGGCGGGACTGGACGAACTCGGTCGACTCGCGGGAGTGGTAGACGAGGGCCGATCGGTCTTGCGGGTCGGAGCGGGGGACGCGCTGGGTCGAGAGTTACTCCCCGCGGCCTTGGCGCGGCTCGGTCGCGGAGGCATCGAGACCGAGCTTCATCTCCGGGAGGGGCCGGGGCCGGTCCTACTGAAGGCACTACGTGATGGCGAGATCGATCTGGCACTTGTCGTCGACGAGCCCGTCGACGGACAGGGCCCTCGGCTGCGGGGAATCCGCAAGGACCGGTTGCTTCAGACTCCGGTCGTCTTGTTGCAACCGGCGCCGCCCCGTGGAACGACCGTACGGCGTCTCACGTTACGATCGGTGAGTCAATCGCGGGTGGTGTCACTCCAGCCGGGTTCCGCGTTTCGTCGTCATCTCGAGCGTGAATTCGCCGCCGCCGGACTGGCGTTCCGTCCCACCATCGAAGTGGGAAACCTCTCGCTTGTTCGTCGGTTCGTTGCCGCCGGTCTTGGTGTGGCGCCGGTTCCCCGTGTCGCCTTCGACGCCCGTCGCGAGCCTCCGGGATGTCGCGTCACGCCTGTCTCCAGTATCGGCGATGTCGCGTATTCGGCAGCGGTTCGGGACGGTGCGCCTCTACCGGCCACGGTCGACCGTCTCCTCGAGGAACTGGGCCGAAGCCGGTCGAGTTGA
- a CDS encoding AIR synthase-related protein: MVTRLEIGTHAGLQDPRGAKAAHRVRSFLNIPVERIETCDVYRIDADLSGDDARRVLRELVDPVSQRGALNRLETDTADQIVCVGYKPGVTDPVGKSARVAIEDTLGRALGDDATVYTSQLYRLHGVDGEQARRIAEELLANPVIQTIEILDHRAWLELKPDLEVPRVTSDGRPPVRCVDLGGDAAELERISREGLLALTIREMTTIRDHFVAAAADPRRQAAGLVASPTDVELECLAQTWSEHCQHKIFNATVTYHEQGHAPETIPSLFKQFIRGATENIDREVIKQTGESWLVSVFHDNAGVVTFDDERHLVYKVETHNSPSALDPYGGAMTGIVGVNRDPFGTGIGSDLIANVWGYCFASPFYDDKLPGGLLHPRRVRDGVHQGVIDGGNQSGVPYSRGFEVFDERYLGKPLVFCGTVGSLPVTVAGKPGEEKAARPGDLIVMTGGRIGADGIHGATFSSAALDETAPVQAVQIGDPITQKMMFDFLIEARDAGLYCAITDNGAGGLSSSVGEMAEASGGARLDLERAPLKYQGLAPWEILVSEAQERMTLAVPPKDLDALLELARRRQVEATVLGEFTDDGNFHVTYGDETVALLSMEFLHEGAPDLELTARWERRTFEEPDVGRDEDLAGTLVEMVGRLNLCSGETKARHYDHEVKALSVIKPFIGAGRDIPADATVSLLRHGSLRGFVLSESIQPFLSDLDSYAMSQTVVDEAVRRQICAGARLDRIALLDNFCWPDPVQSVGTPDGEYKMAQLVRSCRGLHDAVLAYGTPLISGKDSMKNDSTMGGVKISVPATLLVSAIGQIDDVRNALTLEPRHVGDRVYLLGTTRCDTGGSEYLRLLGARDGVPREIGAPAPYIGNRVPQVRLEETIPMYQATADACSRGLVQSISTPGRGGLGLTLVRMLLAAEDLGLDIDLSPCADLQSLPADVALFSESNGRFVATVRPEDAPAFESMFAGLLCRPIGDVVIGGELRISDADREWLSVDAATLRHAFKETLSHA, translated from the coding sequence ATGGTTACTCGGTTGGAAATCGGAACTCACGCCGGGCTGCAGGATCCCCGAGGAGCCAAGGCAGCCCACCGCGTTCGGTCCTTTCTCAACATTCCCGTGGAGCGGATCGAAACCTGCGATGTCTATCGGATCGACGCGGATCTTTCGGGAGACGACGCCCGGCGAGTCCTTCGAGAATTGGTCGATCCCGTCTCCCAGCGCGGAGCACTGAATCGTCTAGAGACCGACACCGCGGATCAGATCGTCTGTGTCGGTTACAAGCCCGGCGTGACGGACCCGGTGGGAAAGAGTGCGCGGGTCGCCATCGAGGACACTCTGGGACGAGCGCTCGGCGATGACGCCACGGTCTATACCAGCCAACTCTATCGACTCCATGGCGTCGACGGAGAACAGGCCCGTCGAATCGCTGAGGAGCTGCTTGCCAACCCCGTGATTCAGACGATCGAGATCCTGGACCACCGCGCGTGGCTCGAACTGAAACCGGATCTCGAAGTGCCTCGGGTCACGAGTGACGGACGCCCTCCCGTACGCTGTGTCGATCTTGGCGGAGACGCCGCCGAGCTCGAACGGATCAGTCGCGAGGGTCTTCTTGCGTTGACTATTCGGGAGATGACGACCATCCGCGATCACTTCGTCGCAGCCGCGGCCGATCCCCGTCGTCAGGCGGCGGGTCTCGTGGCGTCGCCGACCGATGTCGAACTGGAGTGCCTCGCGCAGACGTGGAGCGAGCACTGCCAGCACAAGATCTTCAATGCGACGGTCACCTATCACGAACAGGGACACGCCCCGGAAACGATCCCCTCACTGTTCAAGCAGTTCATTCGCGGTGCCACGGAGAATATCGACCGGGAGGTCATCAAGCAGACCGGAGAGTCCTGGCTGGTGTCGGTCTTTCATGACAACGCCGGCGTGGTGACGTTCGACGATGAGCGACACCTGGTCTACAAGGTCGAGACACATAACTCCCCATCGGCGTTGGACCCCTACGGCGGCGCGATGACCGGGATCGTCGGCGTCAATCGCGACCCGTTCGGCACGGGGATCGGCTCCGATCTCATCGCAAACGTCTGGGGATACTGTTTCGCTTCGCCGTTTTATGACGACAAACTTCCGGGCGGACTGCTTCACCCACGTCGTGTCCGCGACGGGGTGCACCAAGGCGTCATCGACGGCGGCAACCAGAGTGGCGTGCCCTACAGTCGCGGCTTCGAGGTCTTCGACGAAAGGTACCTCGGCAAACCGCTCGTGTTCTGTGGAACCGTCGGGTCCCTGCCCGTCACCGTCGCCGGCAAACCCGGCGAAGAGAAGGCGGCGCGGCCCGGCGACCTAATCGTCATGACCGGCGGACGAATCGGCGCCGACGGGATCCACGGTGCGACGTTCTCGTCGGCCGCCCTCGATGAAACCGCACCGGTCCAGGCGGTACAGATTGGCGACCCCATTACCCAGAAGATGATGTTCGACTTTCTGATCGAAGCCCGCGATGCGGGTCTCTACTGTGCGATCACCGACAACGGGGCCGGTGGGCTGTCGTCGTCGGTCGGCGAGATGGCGGAGGCCAGTGGGGGAGCTCGATTGGACCTGGAACGGGCGCCACTGAAGTACCAGGGGTTGGCGCCGTGGGAGATCCTGGTTTCCGAGGCCCAGGAACGCATGACGCTTGCCGTACCTCCCAAAGACCTCGACGCCTTGCTGGAGTTGGCGCGGCGACGTCAGGTGGAGGCGACGGTACTCGGCGAGTTTACCGATGACGGCAACTTCCACGTAACCTACGGCGACGAGACGGTTGCCCTGCTTTCCATGGAGTTCCTCCATGAGGGCGCGCCGGATCTCGAACTGACCGCCCGTTGGGAGCGACGCACGTTCGAGGAGCCGGACGTGGGTCGTGACGAGGACCTCGCCGGGACACTCGTAGAGATGGTGGGTCGCCTCAATCTCTGCTCCGGGGAGACGAAGGCCCGACACTACGATCACGAGGTCAAGGCCCTCAGCGTGATCAAACCGTTCATCGGTGCCGGGCGGGACATTCCGGCCGACGCCACGGTTTCGCTTCTAAGGCATGGCTCGTTGCGCGGGTTCGTCCTCAGCGAGTCGATCCAACCGTTCCTTTCGGATCTCGATTCCTATGCCATGTCCCAGACGGTCGTGGACGAGGCGGTCCGACGACAGATCTGCGCGGGAGCCAGGCTCGATCGGATCGCGCTCCTCGACAACTTCTGCTGGCCCGATCCGGTGCAATCCGTCGGAACTCCCGATGGCGAATACAAGATGGCCCAACTGGTCCGTTCGTGCCGGGGTCTGCATGACGCGGTCCTGGCCTACGGAACACCGCTGATCTCCGGCAAGGACTCGATGAAGAACGACTCCACGATGGGTGGCGTGAAGATCAGTGTGCCGGCAACGCTGCTGGTGTCCGCGATCGGGCAGATTGACGATGTGCGGAATGCGTTGACGCTGGAGCCGCGACACGTCGGCGATCGGGTCTACCTGCTGGGTACGACACGATGCGATACGGGTGGAAGCGAGTACCTTCGTCTACTCGGTGCGCGCGATGGCGTTCCCCGGGAGATCGGAGCGCCGGCCCCCTACATCGGCAATCGAGTGCCTCAGGTCCGCCTGGAGGAGACCATTCCGATGTACCAGGCGACGGCGGACGCGTGCTCCCGTGGTCTCGTCCAATCGATCTCGACACCCGGACGAGGCGGCCTAGGCCTAACCCTCGTCCGCATGCTTCTTGCGGCGGAAGACCTCGGTCTGGATATCGACCTGTCTCCGTGTGCCGATCTCCAATCACTCCCTGCCGATGTCGCTTTGTTTTCGGAGTCCAATGGTCGATTCGTCGCGACGGTCCGACCCGAGGATGCACCGGCATTTGAATCCATGTTTGCCGGCCTGCTCTGTCGTCCGATCGGAGACGTCGTAATTGGCGGTGAGCTGCGTATCAGCGACGCCGACCGCGAGTGGCTGTCCGTCGACGCAGCGACACTCCGTCACGCGTTCAAGGAGACACTTTCCCATGCCTGA